TAGGTGCTCCTAATCTAGATTGATTGACTTTTAATCTTTGACATGAACACAACAACCGGTTACATCAGTAGTATTTGTGCATGAACTGCACTGCCAAACAGAGGAGCAGTGAAGCAAGGCTTTTGGTGGCACAGCCGCTAATGCAGGGTGCAGACGGCATGACACTGAGGTCAGGAATCAGCCCTGTGTTGCGTGATATATTATTctggaaataaaaacacaaagaaaagtgTTACCAACTTAGAAAAGCAAGAGACTGATGTATGGTGTGGACACTTACAAATGAATCGGCAATTATGACGAGCTGGCTGATTCTCTTTAGTGTTTGTTGGTATTGATTGATAGACGTGTCATTCCAGGTTGTGTTGGTCATTAAACTGAGCCAGATACTGCAATTATCAGATAAAAGCCATGGTCATCATTAGGGCTAAATGCATTCATGGTTGACATTTAGATGATGCTTGTGTGTATAAGTGGATTACGTTGGACTTGGCATTCCCATCTCAGATCTTAAAGCTGTTGTATTTGGGAAACTCATACAGCCACTCAGATTCATCGCTGGATAGTAGAAGAGGAAGGCCAAACACATCTCATCTGAAGTTGAGAGCCCCCCCTGCAGGGAGCccaaaaaaagagaaattttaatatatgtaatgcATTAAGAAAAGTAATAAATCTGTATAAAATACTGACCCATGTGAGTGTGCTGCGGTTTTCAGTGTTATAAGTGCACTCCACCAGCAGTTTGTCACCCTGGAAGGCGAAAAAGATctttatttttctgaaaattcataATTATGTACTGATGAACTAACTTTTCAGTTAAGTTTTTAGCTTGGATAACATATCAGTGTGATGTATGGTATTGTGCAGTGCATATATTTGATACAGTATTTATGCTTGAAATCACTGTAAACTAAACAGCACTGCAAGTTATTCAATGATTCAAATCATTTCACACTTACCAACTTCACTGTCTTAGTTTTGCCCAAGTTCATCACATCCTGGTATTCAAAATCATAGTTTTCATCCACAGCTAACAAATCAATCTGTTTCCCCCCTCTGAAATAGACAACAGCCTGCAcatttgaaggaatagttcacccaaaaataattatttgctcAAAATGTGTATACTGATATATAATGCCATTCTGTTAGCTGATACTGTTCTTTCATTTGTAATGGCAGTTTTTTCTTTCAGTGATTGTAAAGTGAGCTATGGAAATTATAAAtcttaacattaatattaatattatatgatctacttttatggtactttgtgtccaggggcggatctagaaaaatattgatagggtggcgagaagggggcaggaatttttgaggggtggcaacatatggcagacgtatatgtactgaatttagtcacagttattacagtttgatgataaatatatgtgcacactacaaaaggacacaggctatcatttacaaacttaatctcatgcaatcaatgtcttgcatttgaaacagttataacaaacattacaagcatgtaaggaataagtgaccataccccataagcaccaccacactcactaatgcatacagtatgcatcaacatgtaattaagagcattataaaaggttcagtcttatcaatatgtcaatttattataagaaacactagattttaacagccaatgacatttccagctggggagactcaactgattttctactgtttagtgttaatcatcatctaactcaaccagtcaagagctacatttagccttagatgttatatgaagcacaggttttattagctgacaataataattaataaataaacattaaaggcacaaatacaaatgtacttttagaaattgtttttgaaaaatatggtgttattgttttggcaagcttaaattaaaacttctatgagaacttgtgtgatattgctttaaaataatgttttagtatatcttttttttaaagtatattttactaagaaatttcttacataatttctttgagttagaccaaacttttattttggtgggttgtaaccagagtttctgtgttttttaattaactattattattagctaataggaagtatagcatactctactgtgcaatagtactatatttctgtttgaatttctttgaaGTTATTTTGACtggttgtcgtaaagacattgccatttctgtcagtctgtgtatccggtacgaatgaatgacgatagttttatcaaatgaaatgttgaaatcctctcatagcgcactGACATacacatgtgtagcatacatcatgcatcaatatagtgaagagctgaaaacaccacgcatttagaaatcatgcaaaaggaaattaagcagttttgctatgataaaaccatggatTTTGTAtgttgcctacattatgtattttaacagtgttattattaaccaatcattatttattttatataatacattttaagccattttaaaggctattgatgtcttaggtctgtttttatagcaacaacaataacaacaaaaaatattacagtatattaatactttgtaaattattagagtttggggatcacaaatcatttgaatcagttcgggagttcggagcgggttcgcgaatcatttgagtcagttcgggagttcaaagcggattcgcgaatcatttgagtcagtttggggattgcgaatcatttgaatcagttcgggagttcgtagcgggatcgcgaatcatttgagtcagttatggggatcgcgaatcatttgagtcagtttgggagttcggaatgggatcgcgaatcatttgagtcagatcgggagttcaaagcgggttcgtgaatcatttgagtcagttatggggttcgcgaatcatttgagtcagttcgggagttcaaagcgggttcgcgaatcatttgagtcagtttggggatcgcaaatcatttgaatcagttcgggagttcggagcgggatcacgaatcatgaaagattcgcgctcgtaaattttcaaattggccataacttttaatttgttgctgccaactggggtggcagaaggggtggcaaggctttcttttagggtggcatttgcctatgccaccccggtagatccgcccctgtttGTGTCATTAGTAAAATGGGAAAACCACTGGCACACTGCTAGATGTTCCAATTTAAtactagtactactactactactaataattattattattattattacgggcAAAAACAGCATGAATATTTTACTTAACATCTTCTGTTCAACACATAAGAGAGAAAagcacaggtttggaatgattgGAAAAATTGTGTGAACTCTTTTGGAGAGCTATTGGTCAAAAACAATTAAGCATTCAAAACATTTACCTGAAGTGTCCGACTCGCACCTTGCGTCCAGCTAAGTGTGTGTGCAGCATGGCAGAGAACACCTGAAGATCATGAGGCGTCTGCAGAACCTGTAGAGCACAGAACACAACAGATCATCCCCTCATCTGCTGAATCTGATCGTGAGAGTGTGAGTAGATAAACATACATACAAACCTCTGGAATATAAGCAGTGTCACACAGGCCATATGTGAGGAAGGATTTGGCTTTGGGTGGGATGGCGTACCCAGGGTTCACTGCAAGCCCTGTCCCCAAAACTGCTGCATCGTGCTGACGGAGTTCAGATGTGTAATAGAATCGCAGACCAGAGTTATCAACTCGACCTGTGCagggaaaatatataataatgtagtGTTTTATAATTCCAAGCAccttaaattagatttttaacaTTGAAAACCAAGTTGCTGACCGACCTGCACTTTTATTTGGGTTGTTGTAATGCACTTCAAGCCTGTAGAGAAAACCACCAACAGTTCCTCCAATTGGAAGTCCTGCCACTTCAGGAAATTCAAAAGCCTGAAAGAAAAGGATATGAAACCTAAATATTTTTTGATCACTCATAGAACCCACAAAATTTAAGTCATTGCAACCaagatttaaattaataattttaaaagtatacaAATAACCAAGAAATGAAATGAATGATGTCTGATGCAGAACAGTGACTAACCCCTCCACCAACTCCCCACACTGCAGTGGTCTCCATACACAAGTTCGTTCTTAACGATGTGTAACACTCCGCCTCAAACGGCTCCGTCACACTCGGAGGGCAGCGGTACAGCAGCAGATGATGCACAAGGTCAGGGTTTGTGATCACCGGCTCAATCTGGACATAATGAATGTAAATTGGTAATGAAGATGACAGACCATTGGATAGATCAGGatagattgtgtgtgtgaagTCCATAAACTCACTTACGCGATAAATGTGCTGTTTGCGATCAAATGTCGGGGGTCTCACGATCTTGCAGTGATAGTAGGTTTGTTTGGCTGGTACAGTGAACTGAAATGATTGGaaatataatttgattaataaattaagacatgtttttgcaaatattattaaaataatcattactgTAACAAAGTAGAGTAGGCATTAGTAATGGCAATTTTTGACAAtgctatttttgggtgaactattccattaattCACTCTTACAAGTGAACAATTATGATATAAACATTATAGTCTAGTCTAAatttgtttcaattttttttacttaatcaaAGCACCTTATTCTAACCTGATACATCACACcaagtaaaatattttatatattattaaataatgaattgGCTATTCTCTGAAATTGACTAaagtaaataaagcaaaataaatcttTCTTACATTGACCATAGTTATGTCAAAAAAGCTGCTGTTTGGAGGGTTGACCCGAGGCATGTACTTCAACAGGTTCAGCTCCTTCGTTCCTCTTTGGGTGCTGTGGTACGTGATGTCATCAGTCTGGCCATACGCATAGATCAGCTTCATGGGGAGATTCTGATCAtgcaattaaaacaaaatacagtcATTTATAGGCATTCAGAAACACCTGACCTGCAGATACCAGCTGGAAAATCTGaaccgaaaaataaataaaaactctttaGCTGTTAGTTCTGATCTAGACTTTCAGGGTTTCTGAGTCCAGTTCATCTGTTTAAGGGGTTTCAAGTACAACTGAGGGACCCCAAACAAAACGGTCAGTACaggcttaaaggtgctgtagggaacttttgtaaaaaatatttttttacatatttgttaaacctgtcattatgtcctgacagtagaatatgagacagataatctgtgaaaaaatcaggctcctctggctcctcccagtggtcctattgccatttgcaggaattcatccgctcctggtaagaaacaaccaatcagagctgcggtccgtaactttgtttgtgttcaaaatgtagaaaaatgtatataataagcgagtacaccatgaatccattttccaaaccgtgtttttagcttgtcctgaatcactagggtacacctataataagtgtttatattcggactattttagattgcttcggggataccgcggcggagtaacccagtacctttgtgattcttcatagacataaacagagagaagtagttccggctacgatgttcttccgcaaaacacaagcagttctgtttattaaccgctagagcttcaaaagttccctaccgcagctttaattgtcCCAGAGTGTGTCTAACATTGTATGGATTCCCAGTATGAGAGTAAAAGCTCCCTGAAAGATGACCCCTCACATTGCCGGGTTTATCAATGCCATAGAGTTAAACAATGAAAGGGGAGAGTGAAACTGCTGTTGGAACTCATTTTCTTTGTAGCTGCATCACAATTCAAGGTTGCACACATTCCTTGGGAGTAGTTTTTGTAGAAAATTGGATACCAAATTCTTTAAATAggtgttctgtttatttgtagacTAGTTCCAGGAACAAACAGTACATTTATCCAACCTGTTCACTGTAGGTGTCAAGTAGGAAGTGTTATTACATTATTTGTTGTGGGTCATAacatatttaagttttagttttaatttaagatttaacTTGGCTTTGTTTGTGGatgttttttgactctcaaagccttgattcccattcacttacattatatgactgacagactgcaatggtttgagttatAAATCTGAGAAGCAAAACCAGAAAAAATCTGAAGAAACAAAGTAACCTGCATTTTGAATGCCcggggggtaagcagataaacatcaaattttcatttttgtgtgaactatccctttaaaaatctTTAATACTGACCATTCTCCAATCCccccctctttttttttgttaatggggtcgttgaaaaaaaaataatttaccccAAAAACTTTTTAACGTTAGTGTGggaatgttgttccagaactCACAGTGATGGGTAAGTCATTTTCATCACAGGAACTGATGGACCTCTGAAACTTCATGACTGTTTTCCCGTTAGATTCGGTCAGAGACAGGAGCTTGTAGTTCTGTTGCTGGTCAATCACAGGCATTGAGTTACCCCCAGCATGACGGTCCTGAACAAAATGAATGACAAACTGTGAATATTTTACTCATAAcaacatgtttttgtgtttgttctaTATCATTTGTTTACGCGTAACAGGTAACTAACTGGAAATGGTTACGGCCAGAACACAAGGCTGTTTTACAGTATCTGGGTAATTTTAATGTCTAGTTAATTACAAAATAGCTTGAAGCACCTTCAcagattgaaataaaatataaacttctAAATGATCTTACGTTCCAACCCAATTATAAGACTCACatattagagttacaaatgaaatagatatgaataaaaaaatagaacaaaataatataaaattagttGTAATTCCACTGTAGGTGACTTTGACAGTTATCAGTCTTTACCGTGAAGTATCTGCCTCCAGGTCCGACTCCTCCAATGACGATATCGGCTCCTGTCATTCCTCCTTTCGGGCTGAAGCCAAAACCGACCCAGCCGCTGGTGTCGACCGTGAGCTCGAACAAGATTGTGCCCTGGATCTCATCAAATCCCCACTTCAGCCGCACCTTGTGCTCGGGGTCCAGGTGTTCAGAGAAAGGCAGAAGAGGGTCTTCCTGAGCCCGGGACCACTGGACTGAAAGCAAGAGCAGAACAAGAGATAATGTGCCCATGTTTCCTTTACAAAATCTGACAAACCGTGTCTCTGTAAGATGTTTGAGAAGGCAGTGGATGTGAAACTGCTCTGTAGTCACTTTAACAGCCCTCTTTGTAAGCTGTCTGTAAACACCTGAGTCTCAGTTGTCCTACCAGCCTGCTAAATCTGGTTCCACATCACCTGATGATacaatattgttttaaaacacaacatactgtaattattattagAAAGGAATGTTGAGATGAGCTAAACAAAAAGGCACAGGAAGTGTTTAAAGCTTAATGTTTAAAGTAGAGCTAAAGCCTCTCTTTAAGTATACTTGTCAAAAAATACGTTTTTGTTGAATTTTGATGGACCAACAAAATTTGTGAACAAATATAatggcatattattattattagcaactTAAATCAAtttaagataatataatattataattatttaatcagAATAGTGGCCAGAGTATTTTTCGTAGTAGGGGAACGGTtaaactttttcactttttcagtttgtttcacggttttagtgTCACAGTTTTGGTACAGATCGGTATGTGCTGTGTTTATGCAAAAACTATACTTAAAttctaactacaagcaacagcacaaataaatacaatagagtaaagataaacataaaataaacagtgatttgcaggttttttttaggtaagtccagcattagtttttaggtacagaaattgaataaaataattaaatgtaaaatagcactgcatattggactgtataaattaaagatcaTTCTTTGTAAGACTTACAAAAGcttttcaatcaagagcagtgagtgatttatttgttgttgctgttcgattaatttaatataatataatataatataatataatataatataatataatataatataatataatataatataatataatataatataatataatataatataatataatataaccgTCCTTCgtatgagacgttaaaccgaggtcctgactcacTGTGGTCATTCAAAATCCCATGGCACTCCTTATAAAGAGTAGGGGTGAAACCCCAGTGTCCTGGCCAAATTGCCCCCTGGCTTCTGtcaatcatggcctcctaataatctctcctctccacctgtagctggtgtgtTGTGAGCAGTGTTGTAATGGCATCatgtcatttaatattaaaataaatgtaggcCTAACTGTAATCAGTTAAAGTTACTAAAaagaaatgtgtaattaaatgACAGTtacttattaaaatgttaatgattacaaaggggattaaattttaatatacacacacatccacatacagttttaatttatttctttcccaaattgcactgactagaCTACTCTGAGACAAATGGCCATTAGGAGAATCAGCACAATTCCCAGGGTCCTGGCAGCCGATCTGGCctgctattttaatattattattgtataattgcctgtCGAATGTACTAAAGCGATTATTTCTGAATCCGCTATTCGATAATAAAATCTCGAATAAATCATGACTCGGTTAGTCGTGACTGCAATCCTCCGGCGCATGCATGAAAATGAACATGATATTACTTTAAACACAAAGACAATGGTTACTATTGTTAACCCATTGTAAccacaaattaaaaatgaatttacacattaatttatttaaaaaacaattacaaatggtAATCCATTTgccaaaataatcataataatagaaATACATGGTTACTGTACTTTTATGAAATCATGGTTAATTTTTATGAGGGGGAATTATAATGACTCATATTTAGTATTAGGATTTTTCAATAAAGATATTGTAGTGATGCACTAATTTTGAGATGTAGGCAATTTAGAAAGCATAGATTTGTTAAATCTTAAGTATTAAAGTCAGGAGAAAGATAGATTTCAGGCTAAAATAAAGAGACTGAAAAGAAAAttggaagtgaaggtgcagttcaggagagaacttataattattttgcatgtccCCAACCTAAAGATTTAAACCATTTATATGTCAGgttcataaaaaaatagtaaatatgtACATGTTTCAGAATTAGTTTGTATGAGTTTTGAGATTTCCCGTCTGAAATGTTTTTCCCCAGCCCACCCCTCATGGAAATGAatgacatgcagtttcatttactacaAATATAGTCCTTCTGACGCTAGCAGTGttttcagcctctgccgcctcaatatatgagtacatgAACACAAGCATAacttctagaactgctctgagtcATCATGAGCATTGTACTTGTTTTGCGAAaactatcatatcatatacaaagagacaccAATGTTTGAAATAAAACACCAGTTTCAGGAGTTTAATACACAGAATTGTAttatgcttattagataaccatATTTGAGCTGAtctatatgcttttatttattaatattttttcattaacaATTTTTTTCCAAACCATTGTTAGATGCGGTGTTTCCTGTAGTTATGCAAAGATTTGGTTTCAAGTAAactatttattatgattttaaatctgcattgaaCTTCGGATCAATCTCAAAGTAAAAGGCAGTATAAAGTCTGATTTTTGTGGTGGATTTGTTCAAATttgatcatcttaattcaagtgatgagtCATTTTGAAAGTTTGACAGTGTTGAGCACTACAGGCTGGATGgtgtaaatatttgaaaatgataaaCAGTTGAAAATAAACGttcattagaaatttagaaaattaataaaaaagtaatcaaaagtaatcagataacattact
The sequence above is a segment of the Carassius gibelio isolate Cgi1373 ecotype wild population from Czech Republic chromosome A20, carGib1.2-hapl.c, whole genome shotgun sequence genome. Coding sequences within it:
- the LOC127938581 gene encoding DBH-like monooxygenase protein 2 homolog, which produces MGTLSLVLLLLSVQWSRAQEDPLLPFSEHLDPEHKVRLKWGFDEIQGTILFELTVDTSGWVGFGFSPKGGMTGADIVIGGVGPGGRYFTDRHAGGNSMPVIDQQQNYKLLSLTESNGKTVMKFQRSISSCDENDLPITNLPMKLIYAYGQTDDITYHSTQRGTKELNLLKYMPRVNPPNSSFFDITMVNFTVPAKQTYYHCKIVRPPTFDRKQHIYRIEPVITNPDLVHHLLLYRCPPSVTEPFEAECYTSLRTNLCMETTAVWGVGGGAFEFPEVAGLPIGGTVGGFLYRLEVHYNNPNKSAGRVDNSGLRFYYTSELRQHDAAVLGTGLAVNPGYAIPPKAKSFLTYGLCDTAYIPEVLQTPHDLQVFSAMLHTHLAGRKVRVGHFRGGKQIDLLAVDENYDFEYQDVMNLGKTKTVKLGDKLLVECTYNTENRSTLTWGGLSTSDEMCLAFLFYYPAMNLSGCMSFPNTTALRSEMGMPSPTIWLSLMTNTTWNDTSINQYQQTLKRISQLVIIADSFNNISRNTGLIPDLSVMPSAPCISGCATKSLASLLLCLAVQFMHKYY